The nucleotide window ATAGTTGCACTTAATGCAATAACCTGAGCCCCAGGATTCATCATCATTAGTTTAGCAAGAGTAACCTCAAGAGTAGGCCCCCTCCGATCGGAATCAACAAGATGAATCTCATCAGAAACAATAACATCAATCTCACTAATCCAATCTGTACCCAACCTTAACATCGAGTCAGCCTTCTCACTTGTAGTAACAACAACATCGCGATCCCTTAAATAATCAGCACTACGGTCATAATCACCAGTAGCAACCCCAACACTAAACCCAAACCTCTCATACTCCTTAAACAACTCATATTTCTCATAAGCAAGAGCTTTAAGAGGAACAATATAAAGAGCCCGCCCCCCAGAAAAAATCGAGTTTAAAATAGCCAACTCAGAAATCAAAGTCTTACCACTCGCAGTAGGAACAGCCAAAACCAAATTACAGCCATCCAAAACACCAGACCTAACACCATCAACCTGCGGAGGATACAACTCCTCAATACCTCTCTCCCTAATTATCTCCAAACCTTCCTCAGGTAAACCAAAATCCAATAAATCATCAACATTCATAACAACAAAACCCAACCACAAACTAAAAAACCAAAATTATAAACGAAGAAATACACCGCTAAAAACATATTATCAAATAGACTATTCAATCTTACCCAACAAAATGCCTCAACAAACAACAAACACAATAAATATTAAGTTAAACACAAACCATAACTAAAGAAGTCCTCTACCAAAAAATATCTAAAAAACGCGGGGGTTGCCGAGCATGGCCAAAGGCGCAGGACTTAGGATCCTGTCCCGTAGGGGTTCGCGAGTTCGAATCTCGCCCCCCGCACTAACTCATATTCAATCTAACAAACTTCTATTAACAATAGTTGTTCTAAACCTAAGTTTAAGTATAACCTTTTTTTAAGTGAATTTGAACAACGTTAAGTCGTTTTCCCTAACTCAATACTTTTTATACAACTCAAATAATGTATAATATCTACCTATTCAAAAAAAGAAAAAATTAATTACCAATCATGAAACGTTTTATATTTTTTGGATTATATTTAGGTTTTTTCAGTTAGGAAGGATTATATACTTATAGTTTCAAAACTCTCATTTAGGAGGATTGGTGTATCCCTTTGTTTCGATTTAGATGCACGTTACTTGCTTGACTTTAGTTTAAGGAGTCCATCTATATGGTTATGTGTTTGGTGTCTGGTATTTATGTTATGTTTAGTTTATTTATAGGGGCTATAAGTAGATGACTTCAATATTTATAAATCAGTCAAAGAAGCTTTTTCGAGGGTCGCTTGTTTTAGTTGCTGTCTTTGGTTTTCTTTCCGTATATTTATTTGCAGTTTTTCCAAGCCTTAAAGAGGCGACTGAAGCTCTTGAAGGCGCTTTACCAGAAGCTATGATGGCTTTATTTGGTATGGAAAACCTGCATACCATTGAGGGATTTACTGCGTCTTATGTCTATGCTTTTTTTTGGGTATTGTTTATTGGTATTTATTTTGCGTATATAGGTGGTGGATTGGTTGCTGGGGATATTAAGAGTAGGAAAATGGATTTGACTTTGGCTAACCCGGTTTCCAGGGAGTCTGTTGTTTTACAGAAATTTGGTGCTTTATGGGTTCCTTTGTTAGTGCTGAATGTTGGGTTTTTCGCAATAGTTTTGTTAGGCAGTTTCTTAATAGGAGAGAGTCTGGAGCTAATCCCACTTTTAATGACCCATCTACTATCGGTTCCTTATTTTTTGGTTTGTGCTGGAATTGGTTTAGTATTCTCTGTAATTATGAGAGATAATAGTTCAGCTCAGGCTGGGGCGGTAGGGTTGGTTTTTGTTTTGTGGTTGATTGACGGAGCAGCCGATATGGCTTCTGGTTTTGATTGGCTTGCTTATCTGAACCCAGGTTATTTCTATGATGTTAATGAAATATTGATTTATGAAAACTACAGTTTCTTAGATGCTGGATTGCTTGTTATCGTGTTTTTGGTTTTGTTGGCCGTGTCTATCGTTTGGTTCATACAGAGAGATATATAATGTGACTTCCTTACCTACTTAACTGAAGGTTCGGAAGGTATTTCCATCCCTTTATCCGTACCATCTGAGATTTCGGATTACCGATGGAAACTTACAGGAACGTCCAGCAAAGGGTGGAACATCCACCTGTTTCGTGGTCACCACATATCTTAACCAATTCGATGTACAGAGGCCGGGGTCAACGATAATGGCTTCAGGACGCGGCCACCATACCCACAATGCAAGAAGAGGATTTCTTCTTTCAGGAGATCATCCATCTCCCTGTCCTAAAGCCTCTATAACAGCCTTGAAAGATTCAGAGCCCTCCAACCTCCCGTTATGTGACCGTTATTTTAAACATATATAAACATAATCCAATTTAACACCCACCTAAACCAAAGATCCATGAAAGGTATACTTCTTAGGTAAAGAGTTAGAAATGTTTTTGTGTAGTCTCGATTCAGGTTTAATACTTTCTTCTCTTTAGCAAGAATGATTTAGTCTTAGATAGATATAAAAATCAATAGATATAATGTGTTTATTGTAATATACATCTGGATAGTTGAAACGTGTCTGAAAACAAAATATAATTTTGGACAAAAAATAGGTAAAACCGGTATGTTTGGGGGCTATAGGAGTGGGGAAGGTATTGGCGTTTTGTTAATGCCACTTGAAAATTATAGGGGTAGGTTGCCACCAAAAATTTCCTTAGAACCTCTTTTTTCTCTTTGTGGAGATGGAGGTTTTAAATTCTGTTAGTTGTATAATGTTGTTTTGATATGATTGAAATGGAGTCTAATGCTACTATCAGGCTTGATAACTTGACTAAGGAGTATGGGGAGGTTAAAGCTAATGATAATCTCTCTTTTAGTGTTTTTGAAGGGGAGATTTTTGGGTATCTCGGTCCGAATGGTGCAGGTAAAACAACTACTATCCGTCAGTTATTAGGTTTAATTAAGCCTAGTTCTGGTACAGCTTTCGTTTTAGATGCGGATATCCGGGATCGAAAAGCTTTGACCAAAGTTAAACGAGATATTGGGTATCTGCCTGATACTCTTGGTTTTGAAGAAAGGATGACTGGTCGTCAGGTACTTGATTATTTTGCTATGATGCGGGGGGATAGTCGTAGAGATGAGTTGCTTGATTTATTTAATCCTCCTTTAGACCAGAAGGTTGGGACTTATTCTTCTGGAAACAAACGTATGTTAGGCATCATACAGGCTTTTATGCATGACCCTGAACTTGTTATTATGGATGAACCAACTTCTGGGTTAGATCCTCTGAAACAGGATTTATTGCATAATTTTATTGAGAGTGAACGTGATTCTGGGAAGACTATATTTTTTTCTTCCCACTTTCTCAGTGAAGTTCAGCGTGTTTGCGATAGAGTCGGTATTATTCGTAGGGGCAAGCTAGTTGACCTTGAAAACATCGATAAATTGTTAACGAGAAGCGGGAAAAAAGTGTGGGTTCATTTTAAAGATAACTTCGATAAAGATAGGTTCATAACTGAAGATATGGTTGAATTAGAGGTTGTTGATAGTTCTATTCATTTTACTTACACTGGAGAGGCAATTGATTTGTTAAAACATCTCTCTAGTTTTGAAATTGAAGATATTAATATTAGTGAACCTCAATTGGATGAGATTTTCAAGCATTATTATGGGGATAGGGTTTAAATAAAAGGTGGATTATGACAGCGATTCTTAGAATTGAATCTCGTAAATTGGTTCGAAGTTCAGCAGTATTAATCGGTGTTTTTGCAGTTCTTTCAACAATGTACCTATCGATATATCCCGAATTTAAAGAAGAAGCTGAAGAATTAATGGAGGCTTTTCCTGACTTTATATTCGACATGTTTGGACTTGAAGCAATACATACAATTGAAGGGTTTTTAGCTGCAGAAGTTTATGCATTTTTTTGGATACTTTTAGTAGGACTTTATTTCGCTTATATTAGTGCTGGATTTGTTTCAAAAGATATTGAAGAAAGAAAGATGGATCTTACTCTCTCAAACCCAGTAACAAGAGAATCTGTAATATTACAAAAGGTGGGGGCTTTATGGGTTCCCCTATTATTATTAAACGGTGGAGTAATTCTATTTTTATACATAGGAACATACTTAATTGATGAAACTTTAGATATAACTTCATTGGTTATGGTTCACTTACTTTCAATTCCCTATTTATTGGTCTGTGCAGTAATTGGCTTAGTCACATCAATAGTGATTAAAAAAGTACGAACCTCTCAGGTTTGGGCTATAGGCATTGTTTTTATTTTATGGCTTATTGAATCAATCTCTAATATAACAGTAGATTATGATTGGATTGGTTATGTTTCTCCAAGTAACTATTACGATCCAACCCAAATACTTGTAAACCAAGAATACGCTTTCTTAGATGCCGGCATTCTATTAATTGTATTCGTTATTTTGTTGATACTATCAATAATACTATTCAAAGACCGTGACATCTAACCTTGATTTAAGAAAAAAATTAAACGGTTTAACAATAAATATGTTATATGAGTTTTCAAGACAAGACTTCGGTTTTTTTTGATGATGAAGTTAGTGATAGAGAACGAAGTTGTTTTGAGTTAGGAATTTCTTTAGGAGCAGTTTTCCATCAATTTGTAGGAACTCCTGTCGGATCAAACTCAGTCGAAGAAGTGAAACAAGCTATCCAGAGTTCCATTGAAGAACAACCATCTGTCAAAAAGGTTGAGGTAGAAATCAAACGAGAAAGTGAAGAAGGATATTCGGCTCTACGTCCAGAAGATTTAGAGATAAAGATAATCGCTAGTTATGGTGACTCAACTGTAACTGGAAAACTTGCATATCTAGAAAAAATAGACTATCCATTAATGTGGATAGTTAACATAGACTAGAGAAATAACTCTATTCCCAACTAATTTAAGTAGGTTTGATGTGTTTTAAAGGGTTTATTGGTTCTAAAAAAATTTTTATGGCCATAAACCGTAGTAGAGGTTTAGAGATAATATAAGCACTCCGAGTACTGCACTGAAAACCATTATCTGCTTTGGACCTATTATTGGTGTTTCTGTTGATTCTTCATCGAAATATCTCATTAGGCCTGCAGATGAAGTCAATCCATCTCCTTGTTGTTTAACCATTATTTTGCCTCAAATTCCTTTTGTTCTTCTAGATATTAAGTTTTTAGTTTTAGTTTTTAATCAATTTGTTTCATCAGGCTTAGATCAACGTCTGTTTTAGGTGTTTTGATTTTGTCAACCAGGAGGTTGCCTTCTTAATTAGCAAGTTAAAGTATGCTTGGTTGAATTTAACTTTACAGCCCCATGGCTTCTTTCATTTCTCTTATTCTCTGTATTTCTTTTTTGTTTTCTTTTGATAGTCTGTATTCTCTTTCAACTCGGTTTCCTCTTCTTTTTAGATAGCCTTCTTTTGCCATTCTTGATAGGTATGTTGATACTGTTGATAAACCGATTTCTTGGTATTCTTGGTCGTATTGTCTCTTGACTTCTCTTGAGGTGAACCATCTTTCTTGGAATCTAACTAATAGGAATAGCTTTAATCTTTTTTTGATTGTTAATTCATCAAAATTAGAGGTATCGATTTCCCTGGGTTTGTTCGGTGAGGAGTTGAGTGCGCTGGATGAAGATTTAGTTGAAGGGTTCGATGAAAGGTTTAGGGCCTCTATGAATTTGGATATTCTCTCGAGTATTACCTCTTTTTCAAGGTCTCCTTCGAACTCCATAGAGGTTTTAACACCATCCTCATCGACGGCCTCCAACTTCATCTTCATCCTGAGTCACCTTTTGGTATCCCATCCCCCCAGATGCGAATACACTTCAAACATACACTGTGAATAACCACTTTGTGAATATGTGTATGTATCCTTTGTGAACATATAGATATTACATAGATAACCTTATATAAAGCTTTAGGTTAACTGGCTTGTATTTAATTGTGTTAAACTTATTAAACAAAAAATTTGTGTTTTTTGGGTTATTTAGAGGTTTTTAGTTGGTTTGTTTCATATTTATTTAATTACTTGTTCAACGATATTGTGAATAATAAATATGCTATTAGTTGTTCTAAAGTACTTTATAGGGCAAATAATCTTTATAATTTGTATTGATCTATTAAAAAAGTTAGTTTGTTTTTAATTTTATTTTTAAAGTTATTTTTTGTTTTTTCAGAGAAGTTAGTTTGTTTTTTTGTGTTTACATTCACTTTTTTTTGTGTTCATATGAAAAGCTAGTTATAAGGCTGGTTGGTTTCTATTAATGTTATGGATTTGGTTGAAATTTTTATTAGGTTTTTGAGTTAATTTTTAATGGGATAGTTATTTAGTGGATTAGTTCATTGGATGTTTTATGATGGATGTTAAAAAACTGCCATTAGCTTCATTTGGATTATCGGTTATTTCGGGTTTGTTTTTGTTTTATGGACAGCTGGTTGTGGGTTTATTTTTTATAGCACTCTGGGCTTTGCTTGATGTTTTTTATTTAGTTAATTTGAGGAAAAGAAATTTTGTAACTCGTTTTGAGGATTTTTTGAGTACTACTGTTAATACTGGTTCAAGTTTAGTTTTATTGTTGGGTTTGATATTTGGGGGTTTTGTTACCGGTGAGTTGGGGTTATTAGCTGTTGTTGGTGTTTTCTTAGTTCATTATACTGAGATACAGTGTGCGGCGATTGGATTGAATCGCAGTGGAATTGAAAGGCCTTTTAAAATTGGTTTTTTAGTTTTTGTGTTGGTTATGGGTGTTTTAGAGGTTTCTGTTGGTTTAACCTTTTTTGGTTTTGGATTTGTTTGGTGGGGTGTTTTAGTTATTTCTATTGTTTCGATCTTGATTTCAGTGTTTCTTGCTTTCACTATGTATTTTAAACTTTCCGGAAGAAAAATCGAGGATAACTCTCTTTAACCCTAAAAACACCTAAATTAAGATTTATAGAAATCAGGTTAGGTTTTTGTGGGGTTTTAGTGGTTTTTGAGGCCCCACAATGTTTTTGTGGGGTTTTGGGTTTTTTATTTTTGGTTTAATATTTTGTTTTTACCCATTGCGGACATGTATTTTGTTTCTCCGCCTTCTTCTAAGTTGTTTAGAATGTCTTGGTCTTCTACGAGTATTTCAAATGTTTCGTATGTTTCCATATCCATTAGTTGAACTGTGTTTTCTGTTTTTGATATTACTTGTGCGTCTTTTCTTTCTACTATTGGAACGTCTACTTTTGTGTCTACTGGGTTTAGCATGTTCCTTTTTTTATCATCGAATATTCCTTTTGCGGATATGTTTGCTTTTGCGGACCCGTGTTTTCCTGGACTTGATACCTGTAGGTCGGTTATTTTGCTTGGTTCTCCGTCAAGTAATATGTAATCTCCTTCGTCTAGATTTCTTATTTCGGTTCTTCTTTTTGACATGACTTTTTTCCTCGGTTAATAGTTATACCTTTTTATTATCCTACGGTTTAATCAAAGTTTCACATTTCTTGTTTTTAATCGTCTTTTGAGTTACAGAAATTCTATTTGTTTTTAGGGGGGTATTAATGATAGTCAGGGTTGTTTTTTATTTTTTTATTTAAAATATTTGAAGGGAACTCAATCTATATTTTTTTGGTTAGGTGGGGTGGTTGGTTTAGGTTTTTGTTATTTTTGCTGCCATTGCGCCTGCTGTGAATCCTGCGTCGATGTTTACGACGGTTAGTATTGAGCATGATTGTAGCATTGAGAGTAATGCGGCTTCTCCGTTTCCTCCTGCTCCATATCCTGTTGATACGGGTAGGCCGATTACTGGTATGTCTGTTATTCCGGCTACTACTGGGGGGAGGGATCCGTCTCTTCCTGCGGCTACGATTAGTGCTTGTATGTTTTTTTCACTGTATTTTTTTAATACTGGAAGCAATCTATGTATTCCTGCTACTCCAACGTCATATGCTTTATGTGCTTCGCATCCAAGTAATTCAGCGGTTACTCTTGCTTCTTCTGCGACCTGGATGTCGGCTGTTCCTGCGCATATTACTCCAATTTTACCTTCTTTTGGTTTTTGGTGTTTTCTGGTTTTTAGTACTGCTATTCTTGCTTTTTCATACCATTCTAGTTCGTATTTTCCTTTTTTTTGTTTTAGTAGTTGTTTTTGTTTTTTGGTGACTCTTGTGCCGATGCTTCTGCCTTTTTTATCTGCCATTTTTTTCATAATTTCGATGAATACTTCAGGTTCTTTTCCATCTCCTAGTATTGCTTCAGGTAGACCGATGCGGTCTTCTCTCATTGTGTCTATTCTTGCTTGACCTTCAAGCTCTTCTAGCTGGAGCAGGGCTATTCTTTCTTTTACTTGTTTTTTGGAGATCTCTTTGTTTTTATATTGGTCTAATAATTTATCGATATCCATATGGATCACAAAATAATTATTTATTTTTTTCTAGAAACTGGGGGTTTTATGGTGGGGTGGTGTTTTTTATTGGTTTATGGTTTTTTGGATTTCTTGATTTATTTTTCCGTTGGTTGCTATTGTTTTTATTTGTTTTTTAACGTTTTTTGTTGGGAATTTTTTGGATATTGGGTGGAAGGAGCCTCCTGCTCCTTTGATTATTATTGAACCTGCTGCTATGTCTGTTGAGCCTGCTCCTCTTATGTCTATGAATGCATCTAGTTTTCCAGCTGCTACGTAGCACATTTCTAGGGAGATACAGCCTAATGTTCTTACTCTATGTACTTGTTCGTTGAGTCTTTCTTTTTCTAGTCTATGGGTTTTTTGGTATCCGTAGTAGCTTATGGATGAATTTTTTAGTTTTTCGGTATCGGATGTTGTTATTTTTTGGTTATTGTATTTTGTTGTATGGCCGTTTGAGGTGTATGTGTTTCCGTTTTCAAGGTTTTTTACGTATCCGTATTTTATTTTTTTGATTTTTTTGTCTGCTATTGCTATTGAGGTTGAGTAGAATGGGATTTTGTTTGTGGCGTTGTATGTTCCGTCTATTGGGTCTAGTATGACGGTGTATTCTGGTTTTCCGAAGTTGTGTACACCGGTTTCTTCTGTTATTAGTTGTATGTTTTTGTTTGATAGGTAGTTTATTGCTGTTTTTTCTGCTACTAAATCTATTTTTTTAGTTGGTTTTCCATCTGCACCGATTGAGACTGTTTTTGATGCTTTTTTTGTGCCTATTAGGTGTTTGACGTTTTTTTCAATTTCCTCTGCGACTTCTTTGCATATTTTTTGGTGTTTCATTTCAAGAATCCATTTTTTTTGTTTACGTCGGGTTTTGTTTTGGTTTTTATGGCCAGAATACTGCTGCTGCTATTGCTGCGCCACAGTTTTGGGGTATTGTTTGTTCGGATTTTATGTGGATTTTTTTGATTTTTTTGTTTCTGTCTTTTGCCATTTCTTTAACCATTTTTATTGTTTTGTTTACTGTGGCTTTCTCTATTGTTGGACTACTGTGTTCACATATTAATCCGATTCCTTCTTCACATTCGGCTACGGCTATTGCTGCGCTTATTACTTCAGTTTTTATTGATGTTTCTTTCGCTATTACGCTCGGTACAAATGCTCCTTGAGGTATTTCTGGTTTTTCTACAATTTCACAGTTTTCTGGTAGTATTGAACTTACAGTAATTAGGTTTAAGTCGCCTATACCGGCTTTTTGTAGAGCTCGGTCGTAGGCGTTTAACTGGCTGTCGCTTTCTCCTGTTCCTGAAACTATTGATATTTTGTTTGGTTTGAAATTCATTTCGATGCAGTTTATTAAAGAAATGTTCAAATGATTTTTATTCTTGTTTTAGGCCATTGTGTCTTCAAGAGGAGGTATTACTTGTTTTTTTCTTGATAATACTCCCTTTAGGGTTGCTGAATTATTTTTTATCTCCTTTTGGAAGGCTTTTTCGAAGTTCTGTGTTTCCCCTGTTATTAAGGCTTCTGTATCTTTTTCTAAAAGGTCTGTTACCAACAATATCAGTGTGTTGTAGTTCTCTTGGGTAGTGATTTTCTTCATTTCCTGCAATAATTGGTTTTTTTGTTCTAGTACTTCGTTAGGTACAACTGTTTCAACTTGACCTACACCTACAAGTTTTTCGCCAAATTCGTATTCTTTAAAGTCTCCTAATATGATATCTCTTGGTTCTTTTTCTCCTAGTTTGCTTTTCTCTTTAAGCATTTCTTTTCCATATTCTTCGATATCTACTCCACATATTTCTGATAGTTTTTTAGCTATCTCTGTGTCTTTTTCAGTATTTGTTGGAGATCTATGGACAACTGTATCGCTTAATATCGCGCTTAAAAGTATTCCAGCGGTTTTTTGTGGTATTTCTTTATTTTTGTTTAGGTAGATGTCGGCAACTATGGTTGCGGTTGATCCAACAGGTTCACAATGGAAGAATATAGGGTTGCTTGTAACTAAACCTCCAATTCGATGGTGATCTACAACTTCTTTTAATTCCGCTTTTTTTAACCCACCGGCAGCTTGGCTGTATTCGTTGTGGTCTACTAAAATAACCTTTTTATTAGATAGGTCTTCTATTTCCTGAGGTATATCTACGTTGAATTTATCCAACACAAACTCTGTTTCAGGATTTATTGGTCCACACCTAACTGGCTTTGCATTATCTCCCTCTATGTTTTTAAGTTCTGCATAAGCTATTGCAGAACATATTGAGTCGGTATCTGGTTTTTTATGTCCGATTACGTATTTCATGTTATCACTTCATTTTTTAATTTTCAGATAAAAGATATCGTGTTTTTGTGGTTTTAGGTCACAGGGTTTTCTGTGGGTTTTTTAGTGTATTGTTCACATTAATTTTTCTTTTATTTTTGAGTAGAAGTCCTGTCCTTCAACTTTAACAAATAGAGCTGGGTTTTTTGCCTCTCTGAACTTGATTATATCTCCTTCTTTAACTTTCTTTGTTTTCTGTCCGTCAACAATGATTTTTGCGTGTTTTCCCTTTCTTATCAACTCTATTTTAATGTTAGATTTCGAGGGAACTACTATTGATCTAGCTGAAAGTTTGTATGGGGCTATAGGGACAAGTAGGAAACCTTCCACTCGGGGGTCAACGATCGGGCCTCCAGCACTCATTGAGTAAGCAGTTGACCCAGTTGGGGTTGCTATTATTATTCCATCGGCTCCAAATCTCTCAACCTCTTGACCATCGACAAGAACTCTTAGCTTAAGCATCTTAGCAGGCTCTGAAGTTAAGAGTACAACTTCGTTTGTTGCTGGCGGGAGCGGGTCTTCATCATCAATATCTACTTCTAATCTTGTTCTCTTATCAACCTCAAACCCTTTAATGATTTTTTCTAGTTCGTTTTGATAGTTATCAACCTCTAAATCTGTTAAAAAACCTACTTCTCCTTTGTTTATTCCTACAATTGGGGTTTGATGGGGTAGTTCGTGGAATGTTCTAAGTATTGTTCCATCTCCTCCAATAGTTATCACTAGATCACAATCGGTCATCTCTTGTATACGGGTTCCTTCAATCCCTAGTTTCAAAGCAACCTTTTGATTTATAACAACATCTAAACCTAATTTTTTTAAAAAATCAAATAATCGATCCGCTTCTTCTATTATATCCTTAGAGTCATATCTCGCGATTATTCCAACTTTATTAACATCTTTTTTAAACAATCAAACACCCCAAACCCAGTAAAAACCCTTTATCAAATTATCTTCAATTAATTTTCATATCCTTACAACAAAATAGTTATGCAGCCACCTGAATTATGAATTCATGACACCCTCTTTTTAATGATTAGAGGTCTTAAGGCCTGAGTTAAGATAAAAGTGTATTAAATAGATTATTGTTTTTTAGTTTGGTTGGTGATCGGAAATAATAAAAAAATGATGTGGTTTGGTGTTGATTATTGCGTTTTTGGTTGTTTTTGGGGAGAATAATAATTATGGTTAAGTATCTTAATTAGAATTAGGTTGTTGGTGTTAATTTGAATAATCTTGAAAGACAGTATTTTGTTTTTGATACAACGGCTTTGACCGATGTGCAGATGAGGAAGAAGGAGGGGTACGGTTCTTTGTGCGAGGGTATGGATGGTGTGCTTGAACTTGTTTCTAAGGCTAGGTTGGAGTTGAATATTAGTTGTTATGTGCCTTATCCTACTGTGTATAGGGAGATGAGTGATTTTATTAAGCGGCATGATTGTGGTGATGGGGTTAAGGTTAAGCTTGATACTTGGCTTGTTAAAAAGACTCCTAATCGTTATGAGGTTGAGGTGCCTGCAAGTATTTTTTATGAGTATGTGGATTTTATGCGGAGCCGTATTAACAAGGGTATGAATGTTGCTGAAGATACTATTTGGGATATTTCTGTTAATTGTTTGAATACTGATATCGGTGATATGGATGCTGAGGAGGTTGAGAAGGATATTAAGCGGGAGATGATTGGCCAGACAATAAGTGATTTTAGGGATAAGTATAGGAGTGCTTTGCGGTATGGAATACTTGATAGTGCTCCAGATATAGATGTTTTGTTGCTTGCTAAGGAGTTGGATGCTGCGGTTGTTGGTGCTGATGAGGGTATTGAGAAGTGGGCTGAGAGGCTTGGGCTTCGTTTTGTTAAGGCAAGTTCTTTTCCACGTATGATTCAGGAGTATTTGCGTAGAAAAGATGAGATTCGTGCTCGAGAGGCTAAGGAGTTTGGTGATGAGATTTAGTATTGTGTTTTTGGTGTTTGTTGAGTTTTGTTGTTATTGGGTTTAGTTGAAAAGGAGGCGTTATTATTAATATTCAGAAGCCGAAAGGAACTCGTGATTTAGGTCCAGAGTCTATGGAGGTTAGGAAAAAGGTTGAAGAAGTTATGAGAGATAGATGTGAGGGTTGGGGGTTTAGGGAGGTTGATACTCCTACGTTTGAGCATCTTGAGCTTTTTACTTTGAAGTCTGGTGAGGAGATTATTGATGAGATATATGCTTTTCGGGATAAATCGGAGCGTGAACTGGCTTTAAGGCCTGAGGTTACTGCTTCTGTTATGCGTTTTTATTCTGATGAGTTAAGGGCT belongs to Methanonatronarchaeum sp. AMET-Sl and includes:
- a CDS encoding NAD(+)/NADH kinase codes for the protein MFKKDVNKVGIIARYDSKDIIEEADRLFDFLKKLGLDVVINQKVALKLGIEGTRIQEMTDCDLVITIGGDGTILRTFHELPHQTPIVGINKGEVGFLTDLEVDNYQNELEKIIKGFEVDKRTRLEVDIDDEDPLPPATNEVVLLTSEPAKMLKLRVLVDGQEVERFGADGIIIATPTGSTAYSMSAGGPIVDPRVEGFLLVPIAPYKLSARSIVVPSKSNIKIELIRKGKHAKIIVDGQKTKKVKEGDIIKFREAKNPALFVKVEGQDFYSKIKEKLM
- a CDS encoding RNA ligase partner protein; its protein translation is MNNLERQYFVFDTTALTDVQMRKKEGYGSLCEGMDGVLELVSKARLELNISCYVPYPTVYREMSDFIKRHDCGDGVKVKLDTWLVKKTPNRYEVEVPASIFYEYVDFMRSRINKGMNVAEDTIWDISVNCLNTDIGDMDAEEVEKDIKREMIGQTISDFRDKYRSALRYGILDSAPDIDVLLLAKELDAAVVGADEGIEKWAERLGLRFVKASSFPRMIQEYLRRKDEIRAREAKEFGDEI